The genomic DNA TTCGGCTTCGCCGCCCCGGTGGCCACGCCCAGTTGGGGTGTCCTGGAGCGCCCCGCCGTCGCCGCCGCTGCTGGACCGACGGTGGCTGTCCTCTACTACCGCGCGCAGCAACTGGCCGGGAACACCGGCTACGTCGAGGCGCTGTGCGCCGCCATCGAGCACGCCGGCGGGCGCGCGTTGCCGGTGTTCTGCGCCTCCCTGCGCACTGCTGAACCCGAACTCCTCGAGCTGCTCGGCACCACGGATGCGCTGATCACGACGGTGCTTGCGGCCGGCGGCGCCACCCCCGCGGACGTCGGGGCGGGTGGCAACGATGATTCATGGAACGTCGCTCACCTTGCCGCACTGGATATTCCGATCCTGCAGGGACTGTGCCTGACCAGTTCGCGGGACCAGTGGTCGGATAACGACGACGGAATGTCGCCACTGGACGTGGCCACCCAGGTCGCCGTGCCCGAGTTCGACGGGCGCATCATCACCGTGCCCTTCTCCTTCAAGGAGATCGACTCCGAAGGGCTGATCTCCTACGTCGCCGATCCCGAGCGTTGTGCGCGGGTAGCCGGTCTGGCCGTACGCCACGCCCGTTTGCGTGCCATCCCGGCAGCGGAAAAGCGTGTAGCCCTGATGTTTTCGGCATACCCCACCAAGCATGCCCGCATCGGCAATGCCGTCGGTCTGGATACCCCGGCCAGTGCGGTCGCACTGCTGCGCACCATGCGCGACGCCGGTTACGACATCGGCGAGGCCACAGCCCCCGGCGACCTCGCGACCATCGTCGACTCCGGCGACGGGGACGCGCTCATCCACTCCCTCATCGAGCGTGGCGGGCAGGATCCGGATTGGCTGACCGACGAGGCGTTGGCCGCCAATCCGATTCGGGTCCCCGCCAAGGACTACCGCGCCTGGTTCGCGACGCTGCCCGGCGAACTCGCCGATGCCGTCGTGAAGCATTGGGGCCCGCCACCGGGTGAGCTCTTCGTCGACCGCAGCCACGACCCCGACGGCGAGATCGTCATCGCGGCCATCCAGGCCGGCAACGTCGTGCTGATCGTGCAGCCGCCCCGCGGTTTCGGGGAGAACCCGGTGGCCATCTACCACGACCCTGACCTGCCGCCCAGCCACCATTACCTGGCCGCCTACCGCTGGCTGGACTCCTCGTTCCCGGGCTCATTCAAGGCTGACGCCGTGGTGCACCTGGGCAAGCACGGCAACCTGGAATGGCTGCCCGGCAAGACGCTCGGCATGAGCGCGGCCTGCGGCACTGACGCCGCCCTCGGCGATCTGCCGTTGATCTACCCGTTCCTGGTCAACGATCCGGGGGAGGGCACCCAGGCCAAGCGCCGGGCGCATGCAACCCTGATCGATCACCTCATCCCACCGATGGCCCGCGCCGAAACATACGGCGACATCGCCAAACTCGAGCAGCTGCTCGATGAGCACGCCAACGTCTCGGCGCTCGATCCGGGCAAGCTGCCGGCCATCCGCCAGCAGATCTGGACGTTGATGCGTGCCGCCAAGATGGACCACGACCTGGGGCTGGAAGATCGCCCCGACGAGGAGTCGTTCGACGACATGCTGCTGCACGTCGACGGCTGGCTGTGCGAGATCAAGGACGTCCAGATTCGTGACGGCCTCCATGTGCTGGGGCAGAAACCCACCGGCGCGGGCGAACTCGACCTGGTGCTGGCGATCCTGCGGGCCCGGCAGCTGTTCGGCGGTGAGCAGACGGTGCCCGGGCTACGTCAGGCGCTGGGCCTGACCGAAGATGGCAGTGACGACCGCGCAGCGGTCGACGCCGCGGAGGCCGGCGCCCGCGAACTGGTCGCCGCGCTGCAGGAATCCGGTTGGGACGCTGCTGCGGTGGACCGGATCACCGACAACCCCGAGGTGGCCCGCATCCTGCGCTTCGCCGCGAACGAGGTGGTGCCGCGGCTGGCCGGAACCGCAGGCGAGATCGACCAGGTGCTGCGCGCGCTGGCCGGCGGCTTCATCGCCTCCGGGCCGTCCGGCTCACCGTTGCGCGGCCTGGTCAACGTGCTGCCCACCGGCCGCAACTTCTACTCGGTGGACCCCAAGGCGGTGCCGTCCCGGCTGGCCTGGGAAACCGGTGTGGCGATGGCGGATTCACTGTTGGATCGCTACCGCACCGACTACGGCCGCTGGCCCCAGTCGGTCGGCCTGTCGGTGTGGGGCACATCGGCCATGCGCACCGCCGGTGACGACATCGCCGAAGTGCTCGCCCTGCTGGGAGTGCGGCCGGTGTGGGACGACGCGTCACGCCGGGTGGTCAACCTGGAGCCGATCGGCCTGGCCGAACTCGGCCGGCCGCGCATCGACGTCACGGTGCGTATCTCGGGGTTCTTCCGCGACGCATTCCCGCACGTGGTCACGATGCTCGACGATGCCGTGGCGTTGGTGGCCGGCCTCGACGAATCGCCCGAAGACAATTATGTGCGGGCCCATTCCCAAGCCGACCTGGCCGAGCATGGCGATCAAAGACGATCCACCACAAGGATTTTCGGTTCCAAGCCGGGCACCTACGGGGCCGGCCTGTTGCAGCTGATCGACAGCCGCAACTGGCGCGATGACGCCGACCTGGCCGAGGTGTACACGGCCTGGGGCGGATTCGCCTATGGTCGCGGGCTCGACGGCGCACCCGCCGCCGATGACATGAACCGGGCCTACCGGCGAATCGCGGTGGCAGCCAAGAACACCGACACCCGTGAACACGACATCGCCGATTCCGACGACTACTTCCAGTATCACGGCGGCATGGTCGCGACGGTGCGGGCGCTGACCGGGCAGGCCCCGGCGGCGTACATCGGCGACAACACGCGGCCCGACGCGGTCCGCACCCGCACCTTGTCGGAGGAGACCAATCGCGTCTTCCGGGCCCGGGTGGTCAACCCACGCTGGATCACCGCGATGCGCCGGCACGGCTACAAGGGCGCCTTCGAGATGGCCGCCACGGTCGACTATCTGTTCGGGTATGACGCCACCGCACATGTGATGGCCGACTGGATGTACGAACGGCTCTCGGCTGAATATGTGCTCGACGACGAGAACCGCAAGTTCATGTCCGAATCCAATCCGTGGGCACTGCACGGCATGGCCGAGCGCCTGCTGGAGGCTGCGGGTCGCGGCATGTGGGCCGAACCCGAGCAGGCGACTCTCGACGGGTTGCGGCAGGTGTTGCTGGAAACCGAGGGTGAGCTGGAAGGCTGAGCGCACAGTAGATTCACCGCATGGCTCTCACCTTCGCCGATGTCGCCAAGGCCAACTACGTTCTGCTGACCACCTTCACCAAGGACGGCAGGCCCAAGCCGACCGCGATCTGGGCCGCAGCGTCGGCCGAGGGACTGGTCGTGATCACCCAG from Mycobacterium sp. DL440 includes the following:
- the cobN gene encoding cobaltochelatase subunit CobN; this translates as MFAPTVLLLSTSDTDLITARASGARYRWANPSRLVSGELEELLDGADIAVIRILGGYRAWQDGIDTVVASGLPTVVVSGEQSPDAELMGHSTAPQGAALQTHIYLAQGGINNLENLYHFLSDTLLMTGFGFAAPVATPSWGVLERPAVAAAAGPTVAVLYYRAQQLAGNTGYVEALCAAIEHAGGRALPVFCASLRTAEPELLELLGTTDALITTVLAAGGATPADVGAGGNDDSWNVAHLAALDIPILQGLCLTSSRDQWSDNDDGMSPLDVATQVAVPEFDGRIITVPFSFKEIDSEGLISYVADPERCARVAGLAVRHARLRAIPAAEKRVALMFSAYPTKHARIGNAVGLDTPASAVALLRTMRDAGYDIGEATAPGDLATIVDSGDGDALIHSLIERGGQDPDWLTDEALAANPIRVPAKDYRAWFATLPGELADAVVKHWGPPPGELFVDRSHDPDGEIVIAAIQAGNVVLIVQPPRGFGENPVAIYHDPDLPPSHHYLAAYRWLDSSFPGSFKADAVVHLGKHGNLEWLPGKTLGMSAACGTDAALGDLPLIYPFLVNDPGEGTQAKRRAHATLIDHLIPPMARAETYGDIAKLEQLLDEHANVSALDPGKLPAIRQQIWTLMRAAKMDHDLGLEDRPDEESFDDMLLHVDGWLCEIKDVQIRDGLHVLGQKPTGAGELDLVLAILRARQLFGGEQTVPGLRQALGLTEDGSDDRAAVDAAEAGARELVAALQESGWDAAAVDRITDNPEVARILRFAANEVVPRLAGTAGEIDQVLRALAGGFIASGPSGSPLRGLVNVLPTGRNFYSVDPKAVPSRLAWETGVAMADSLLDRYRTDYGRWPQSVGLSVWGTSAMRTAGDDIAEVLALLGVRPVWDDASRRVVNLEPIGLAELGRPRIDVTVRISGFFRDAFPHVVTMLDDAVALVAGLDESPEDNYVRAHSQADLAEHGDQRRSTTRIFGSKPGTYGAGLLQLIDSRNWRDDADLAEVYTAWGGFAYGRGLDGAPAADDMNRAYRRIAVAAKNTDTREHDIADSDDYFQYHGGMVATVRALTGQAPAAYIGDNTRPDAVRTRTLSEETNRVFRARVVNPRWITAMRRHGYKGAFEMAATVDYLFGYDATAHVMADWMYERLSAEYVLDDENRKFMSESNPWALHGMAERLLEAAGRGMWAEPEQATLDGLRQVLLETEGELEG